The genomic region GGCCATAGCTTGCCTCCCAAATAATCAATCATTTAAAAATACGCTGACCCGTTTCTTTTATAGGGTTCGCACTACGTCAAATGAGTAATAAAAATCAAGTTATATCACTGCCGTTAATTATTTTTAGTTTAATCATTTGCCTAAATAGACGGTTTAGCAAGGTGAAGTCTCAATTTATCTTAAAGTTTTTACGATTAACTGCTTTTATAGCTAATGTTATAAGATCAAGAGTGAATCTGATAAGGCTGTTTACAGGTTCGCTGATCAGTAAAGGGTTGTGAGAGGGTGTAATGAGAAAATGCCGTTGGTTAGTGATATTGGTGTGCTTTCTATTTGCTGGATGTGGGACAAAATTCGCCTATAACAATATCAGTTGGTTTGCGGTTAGTTATATCGAAGACTTTGTTTCGTTATCTAATAGTCAAGAGTCCGAGCTAGAAGCCCGCCTAGACTCATTGCAAGTCTGGCATAAAGAAACTCAACTTCCTCTATATATTTCGCAATTAGAAGTGATTCAAAGTATTGCTCGTGCTGATATGAACTCTGCCTTTATCGTTGACCAGAGCGAACAAATTAAAAATCATATTCGCGCTATCGTCAATAAGTTTGCCCCCGATGTTTACGCGTTAAGTATGCAATTGAGCCCTAAGCAAGATAGTGAGTTCTTACAAAACTTTAGAGAAAAGCAGCAAGACTATTACGAAGGAAGATTGTCGTTGAATGACGAAGATTCCAGAGGTCGATATCGAAATCGAATAGAAGAGAGGCTAGAACGATGGCTAGGGTCGGTATCGAAAGAACAAAAACAGATTATTTTCACTTGGTCTCAAGAATGGGTAAATACCAACGATAGCTGGCGTCAATATCAAAATAATACCTACCAAGATCTCACAACACTGATGGGAAAGAAGAGTGATCTACATATCGCTCAGCCAATTATTATGAACTTGCTTCTGAATAATGAAGCTTATTATCCAGACGAATTGGAATCTAAGCTTAATAAAAATATGCAGACATCAGCCAAATTCTTGGTGGATATCGCCGCAATCAGTAGTGATAAGCAATGGTCTTATTTCATGAATGAATTAGAGAGTCTCGAATCTACACTGGTGACGCTGCAGGAGTAGGGGACAAGTAAGCTTCGTTAATAACTAAAAAGGCTGATCGTGTTAAACTAATCAGCCTTTCAAACATTATCGCATGGTAAGGGTTTTAACCTCGATTACTCATCAACAGCTTTGCAATAGAGCCTTTAGCGGTCTTAGATATTTTCTGCATCAGTTGAAAGCTCGGTTGTTGAATACCGTGGTCGCTTTGTAGTTCATCAATCATCAATAACCACAGTCTAGCTGTCATTTCTGAATCGGCTAACGCTCTGTGGAAAGTACCGTCGTTGTCGATATTCTTGAAACGCACAAGGTCGCCTAACTTATGAGTCGGCGCGTCTTGGATTAGACGACGAGCAATCAGCATTGAGCAGGCAAACTGTCCATTGTAATCGCGACCAATATTATCTAATTCCGCATCAAGAAAGCGCTTATCAAATGAGGCATTGTGAGCGACAAGTTGGCTGTCTTGAATGAAGTCTGCAAACTCATCCATCACTTCACTACAACTGGCCGCTGTGCTTAACATACGGTTACTGATTCCGGTATAACCTTCAATGAATCCACTAACACGAAATCCTGGGTTCATGAGTTGTTGGAAGGTGTCGACGACTTCGCCGTTAACTAATTTAACCGCACCGATTTCAATCGCTCGGTCACCCATGTTTGGTGATAAGCCTGTGGTTTCGAAATCGAGAACGATAACGGAGTCTGCGGAGTTTGGAGCCATCGTGTTTCCTAATTACTATTGGGTTGTATCGCTTTATATGGAGCGTTTAGTCTTGCTACAGGGCGATCTATTGCGTGTTGTTGCTGATAGTGAGCTCAGTGTAACCCGTCGAATCGTCATGCTCTCTGTTGAAGGTCAAGGTATCGTAGCGGTGAACAATCAATTCAGCGGTGGTTGCGATAATCGTCCCTTCAAGCAAATGCCCACCAATCACATTTCCATTTTCATCAGCAACCGATATATGAACATGCTGGTGGTTTGGGGTTAGCGTTGCCATAAGCGACACAATTTCGAACGGAGCTGTGATTAGCTTGGTGTTGTTCGCATTAGCCAAACGAATATTGAGTTGAGAAACACACCCGACACAAGACGCGACAGAGCCCGCAGAGATATTGTGCGCTGTCACAAACTTTTGGAGTTCAAGCTTTAGATCTTGGCCTCGGGTTAATCTCGTTGCGATAGGAGTGATCATCTTATTGCCTCAGTTTTATTTGTATTTCAAAGAACAAAACGAAGCCACATTGGGCTTCGTCTTATTTTTATTTTGGCTAACGCGACTTTCGCATTTTCTGTAGCTGAAATTACTTAGTCTTGTTGCTGTTCTCTTTTCTTCTTAGGAACGAAGTTCAATACTGAAATTGGTACTTCTTTGCGTGGTTCGAAACCTTCAACAACGCGACGTTCAATCAAGTGGCCAAGACGTTTTTCAATGATGCACAGGTTTTTGAAGTTATCTTTCGATAGGAAAGAGATCGCTTCACCAGACGCATCAGCACGGCCTGTACGACCAATACGGTGAACATAGTCGTCAGCTGGGAATGGGATGTCGTAGTTCACTACGCGACTTAGATTATCGATATCGATACCACGAGCAGCAACACCTGTTGCAACTAGATATTTTAGACGACCTTTCTTGAAGTCAGCCAGAATCTTTTCACGAATCGCTTGGCTACGTCCACTGTGGAAAGCTTCAGCTTGGATGCCACGCTTTTCAAGTTGAGCAACCAACTTAGCCGCACCGTGCTTGGTCTCGATAAAGATAAGCGCTTGGTCCCACTCACCGTCAGTGATCATGTGGCTTAATAGTGCAGACTTACGGTCTTTATCGACGGTCACCAACCATTGTTCGATGTTTGCTTTAGAAGCGTCAGTTTTGGCGATAGAAATCTCTTCCGCTTCACTGATTGCGCTTTTTGCTAGCGCACGAACTGGCGTTGATAGCGTTGCTGAGAACAACAAATTTTGAATGTTTTGTGGCAAACGCGCGATGATCTTGTTGATGTCTTCAATGAAACCCATGTCTAGCATACGGTCGGCTTCATCAAGAACCAGTACTTCGACTTCATCAAAGTGAACGGCACGTTGCCCGTACATGTCGATCAAACGGCCTGGTGTTGCCACAAGAATATCTACGCCTTCAATAAGACGATCTTTCTGGTGCTGGTAAGACACGCCACCGTACATCGCTAATGATGTTAGGTTTAGGAACTTCGCGTACTTAGTAATGTTCTGTTCAACTTGAATCGCAAGCTCACGAGTTGGTGTCAGAATAACAGCACGAATACGTTTTTTACGTTGTGTTTCACCTTTACTTAGCATTTCTAAGATAGGGAGAACAAAGCTCGCAGTTTTACCTGTACCTGTTTGTGCAGCAGCAATAAGGTTCTTACCAGAAAGTACAATCGGAATTGCTTTTTCTTGAATAGAGGTTGGCTTTTCATAGCCTTGTTTTGCAACGGCTTTAACAATAGGTGAGCTTAATCCAAGCTTGGAAAATGGCATAAGTTTCTCGGTATGATTTGGCTAAATAGCGATGGAAAGGTTCAACAATCTTATACAAGGATAAGATTAATGGCGGCATTCTACCATGTTGCTTGTGTACCGCTAGTAACATAGACACTTTAGTTGGATAATACTGGCTCAATAAGACGACGATAAGACAGGGATGTATGGAAATTACGCCGAATGAACGCGATGCAGTATATAAAACGATTTTTTCTCGCCGAGATGTTCGTGGTCAGTTTCTTCCTGATGAGATCCCAGAAGACGTTTTGATGCGTGTGCTAACCGCAGCGCACCATGCTCCCAGTGTGGGGTTCATGCAGCCTTGGGATTTTGTCGTCGTTCGTGATATCGAAACCAAACAGCAGATCAAAGCGGGTTTCAATCAGGCTCATGCAGAATCCGCGGAAATGTTCACCGATGAAAAGCAGGCGATGTATAAGCGTCTAAAGCTAGAAGGTATCGTCGAATCACCTATCGGTATCTGTGTGACTTGCGACCGTAATCGAACCGGAAAGGTTGTGTTAGGTAGAACCATTAAACAAGAGATGGATCTATACAGCACCGTTTGCGCGGTTCAAAACCTGTGGCTCGCGGCAAGAGCCGAAAACCTAGGTTTAGGATGGGTGAGTATCCTGCATGACTCAACACTGCGAGACGCATTAGATATCCCAGAAAACATCGATATCGTGGCGTATTTATGTATTGGCTACGTTGATCATTTCAAAGATAAACCAGAACTTGAAACCATGGGTTGGCTACCAAGGAGAGACGTGAATTCAGCGATTCATGAAGGGAAGTGGAACCCTAAGCAGCTGCAGATTGATGAAAAGTAACTGCTTCAACAGAAACACTGATATTAAGATCTAAAAAAGGGCTCATTGAGCCCTTTTTGATATTTGCTTTAAGCCGAGACCTTAAGCGATCTCAATTTTCTCAGCTTGGTTTTGTTCTGCCATAGACAGCGCTAAAGCTTCAGCGACTTTAATACCGTCGATACCAGCAGATAAGATACCACCTGCGTAGCCTGCGCCTTCACCTGCAGGGAAGAAGCCCTTAAGGTTGATGCTTTGGTAGTCTTTGCCACGCTTGATGCATACAGGAGAAGAGGTTCGAGTCTCAACACCTGTTAGTAGGCCGTCTGGTGTAGAGAAACCTTTGATCTTCTTCTCGAACGCTGGGATTGCTTCACGAATCGCTTCGATAGCAAAATCAGGCAGCGCTTTTGAAATGTCTGTTAGGTGGATACCCGGTGTGAAAGACGGTTGTACTTCACCGATGGCACTTGGATCGCGGCCTTTCAGGAAGTCGCCAATTTTCTGTGCTGGTGCATCGTAGTTTTCGCCACCAAGAACATAAGCACCGCTTTCTAGTTCTCGTTGTAAACGGATACCAGCCAGTGCGTCACCTGGGTAATCGCGTTCTGGGTCGATACCAACAACGATTGCGCTGTTTGCGTTACGTTCTGCACGAGAGTATTGGCTCATACCGTTCGTTACAACGCGGCCTTCTTCAGAGGTTGCAGCAACCACAGTACCACCAGGACACATACAAAAGCTGTATACAGTGCGGCCATTCTTACAGTGGTGAACCAGTTTGTAGTCAGCCGCACCTAGAATTGGGTTGCCTGCATTCTTGCCGAAACGAGCTTCATCAATCATTGATTGCTTGTGTTCGATACGGAAACCTACAGAGAAAGGCTTTGCTTCCATGTAAACGCCACGGTCGTGTAGCATTTCGAACGTGTCACGAGCACTGTGGCCAACAGCCAGTACAACGTGGCGAGACTTAATCTCTTCACCGTTAGAAAGCGTTAAGCCAGTGATTTGACCGTCTTCCATGTGTACGTCGTCTACGCGAGTGCTAAAGCGGATTTCGCCACCTAGTTCAATGATAGAAGCACGCATCTTTTCGATCATGGTAACCAGTTTGAAGGTACCGATGTGCGGCTTGCTTACGTATAGAATTTCTTCTGGTGCGCCAGCTGCAACGAACTCTTCGATTACTTTACGGCCGTAGTGTTTTGGGTCTTTAACTTGGCTGTACAGCTTACCGTCAGAGAACGTACCTGCGCCACCTTCACCAAACTGTACGTTTGATTCTGTGTTTAATGTGCGTTTACGCCAGAAACCAAAGGTATCTTTAGTACGTTCACGAACTTCTTTACCACGTTCAACGATGATTGGGTTGAAGCCCATTTGAGCAAGCACTAGACCAGCGAACAAACCACAAGGGCCAAAGCCGATAACAACAGGGCGTTCAGTTTGGTTTTCAA from Vibrio gigantis harbors:
- a CDS encoding DEAD/DEAH box helicase, whose protein sequence is MPFSKLGLSSPIVKAVAKQGYEKPTSIQEKAIPIVLSGKNLIAAAQTGTGKTASFVLPILEMLSKGETQRKKRIRAVILTPTRELAIQVEQNITKYAKFLNLTSLAMYGGVSYQHQKDRLIEGVDILVATPGRLIDMYGQRAVHFDEVEVLVLDEADRMLDMGFIEDINKIIARLPQNIQNLLFSATLSTPVRALAKSAISEAEEISIAKTDASKANIEQWLVTVDKDRKSALLSHMITDGEWDQALIFIETKHGAAKLVAQLEKRGIQAEAFHSGRSQAIREKILADFKKGRLKYLVATGVAARGIDIDNLSRVVNYDIPFPADDYVHRIGRTGRADASGEAISFLSKDNFKNLCIIEKRLGHLIERRVVEGFEPRKEVPISVLNFVPKKKREQQQD
- a CDS encoding 3'-5' exonuclease, with the translated sequence MAPNSADSVIVLDFETTGLSPNMGDRAIEIGAVKLVNGEVVDTFQQLMNPGFRVSGFIEGYTGISNRMLSTAASCSEVMDEFADFIQDSQLVAHNASFDKRFLDAELDNIGRDYNGQFACSMLIARRLIQDAPTHKLGDLVRFKNIDNDGTFHRALADSEMTARLWLLMIDELQSDHGIQQPSFQLMQKISKTAKGSIAKLLMSNRG
- a CDS encoding PPC domain-containing DNA-binding protein, with translation MITPIATRLTRGQDLKLELQKFVTAHNISAGSVASCVGCVSQLNIRLANANNTKLITAPFEIVSLMATLTPNHQHVHISVADENGNVIGGHLLEGTIIATTAELIVHRYDTLTFNREHDDSTGYTELTISNNTQ
- the bluB gene encoding 5,6-dimethylbenzimidazole synthase — translated: MEITPNERDAVYKTIFSRRDVRGQFLPDEIPEDVLMRVLTAAHHAPSVGFMQPWDFVVVRDIETKQQIKAGFNQAHAESAEMFTDEKQAMYKRLKLEGIVESPIGICVTCDRNRTGKVVLGRTIKQEMDLYSTVCAVQNLWLAARAENLGLGWVSILHDSTLRDALDIPENIDIVAYLCIGYVDHFKDKPELETMGWLPRRDVNSAIHEGKWNPKQLQIDEK
- a CDS encoding DUF6279 family lipoprotein, which translates into the protein MRKCRWLVILVCFLFAGCGTKFAYNNISWFAVSYIEDFVSLSNSQESELEARLDSLQVWHKETQLPLYISQLEVIQSIARADMNSAFIVDQSEQIKNHIRAIVNKFAPDVYALSMQLSPKQDSEFLQNFREKQQDYYEGRLSLNDEDSRGRYRNRIEERLERWLGSVSKEQKQIIFTWSQEWVNTNDSWRQYQNNTYQDLTTLMGKKSDLHIAQPIIMNLLLNNEAYYPDELESKLNKNMQTSAKFLVDIAAISSDKQWSYFMNELESLESTLVTLQE
- a CDS encoding NAD(P)/FAD-dependent oxidoreductase gives rise to the protein MIRLTEIKLPLDHEESAIQDAIEAKLGINSDQVLSFNIFKRGYDARKKSKILLIYTLDVLVENEAELLEQFISDPHVKVTPDMEYKFVAKAVENQTERPVVIGFGPCGLFAGLVLAQMGFNPIIVERGKEVRERTKDTFGFWRKRTLNTESNVQFGEGGAGTFSDGKLYSQVKDPKHYGRKVIEEFVAAGAPEEILYVSKPHIGTFKLVTMIEKMRASIIELGGEIRFSTRVDDVHMEDGQITGLTLSNGEEIKSRHVVLAVGHSARDTFEMLHDRGVYMEAKPFSVGFRIEHKQSMIDEARFGKNAGNPILGAADYKLVHHCKNGRTVYSFCMCPGGTVVAATSEEGRVVTNGMSQYSRAERNANSAIVVGIDPERDYPGDALAGIRLQRELESGAYVLGGENYDAPAQKIGDFLKGRDPSAIGEVQPSFTPGIHLTDISKALPDFAIEAIREAIPAFEKKIKGFSTPDGLLTGVETRTSSPVCIKRGKDYQSINLKGFFPAGEGAGYAGGILSAGIDGIKVAEALALSMAEQNQAEKIEIA